The Salvelinus namaycush isolate Seneca chromosome 11, SaNama_1.0, whole genome shotgun sequence DNA window tgttatcagaagagtatctgtctctaataaatccagtttggtccgcttttattattttgggaagaagagtgtttagtcttttggcgagcaatttggtaattattttgtagtcgaaatccaacaagcttatgggccggaaggaggagcaggatagggggtccttgtcttttttgagcaacactgtaatgcgagctgtgtgcattgagtctgggagaactccgtttttgcaaaaatcctccagcattggcatgaaaatagggctaagctggggccaaaaaggtttgtagaactctctggggaatccatctgggcctggggacttgttaggtggcatggaggtaattgcctccaggatctcctcaggagtgaagggggagttgagatcttcttggtcggtctctgatagtttaggtagcgagattccctctaggaaggagtggagttctgcctccgtgtgttttctctcagaggtatatagtttgcagtaaaaatcatgaaaagttaaattgatcttttttgggtcatatgtgacctcatcctctgctgttcggatagccataattgtacgctctgactgctcttttttaaattgataagcaagcaatctactaggcctattgctatactcatggtatttctgtttagtaaagaaaacttttttttttatctcccgagtatagtccaaattcagtttggctttggctgctttaagttgactccaggaggtgctgtctggggattgtttatgtactttttcacagcgttccagctccctctccagatctagcctgtgtgcttccattgcttttttcttagaggaagcatatgcaattagatgacctcttagtgtggctttagcagcgtcccacattgtggccggagaaacaggagaatctttgttgtcttgtgtgtagttgtctatccatgtagttaccaatgtatagaatgcttcgtttgatagcatggaggtgttgaatttccagctctttgacctcgggatgtttttgcagaggtcaaagcggaggtggacaaaggcgtgatccgaaagcgctatgggtccgattgtacacgtggctgaatttatgaaactctttgggataaaaatgtaatctatacgggagtaggtgttatggacattagagtagtatgtatagtccatagatgagctattagtctctctccagatatctatcagtcccatctctttagtaagagagttcaacatctttgcagatctaggatttgtggtggggacttgagatgatttgtctagggttgggttcagggtacaattaaaatctccggccaacactccaaaggaaacacaatgctcaTTGAATAGGGTTATAATTTTCGACATAAAAGCAGGAGTATCTGTGTTAGGGGCGTATATGTTTAAGATAGTAATTGGTTGCCCATACAGTGACCCAGTTATCAAAATAAATCTCCCCTccggatcagatatgtttttgtcaattatgaatggaacattcttatggataagtattgctgtacctctactgttggatttgaaagatgagaaatacacctgtcccacccaagctctgcggagtttggcatgttcagcatcacagaggtgtgtctcttgcaatagcgcgatgtctgctttttccttttttagAGCACATAGTATCTTTTTCCTTTTTATTGCATGGCCTAGACCATGGCAGTTCCATGTCAATAGATTTAAGGTACTAGTCATCGTCATCGAACAGTAATCGAACTTTAGTGCAAGTCATCTCTGGGTAAAGGTGGATAGTAGTTACAGCTGCGTTcacataaaaggaaaataaatggtttacataaaataacaatctctgaacaccccagccgagttcccaaacaactcgacatatcccgttggatctattacctccccgctcagtcacaattctgtgttccaacaaaaacaaaaaaacgggaacagttagcaacgcacaacgtctccccctccccaccaaagaaatgtctcatcctctccgccccgcattgagtaaatgacaacgtagcccccgtccagaccacattaaaaaagggagaaaataaaatcaatagcccagcctacatatagtaggcctaggttataatatggggcctatccctctcagctaaaggaacataaatatagattagacggctataatgacatttagcagggcgggtgggtctttggatatcggctatatgttgtcttacctcctttagtaataacagtaatcgcatttagtcaatggtccatttctcattgaccggggttgtctttcaaaaaacgttttgcctctatgggagttttgaagtgtcgcagggctccttggtgaagaatcctgagctcgtttgggtatttgaatcccctaaagatgcctcggtcaatggagcatttcttcacctcgtcaaactctcggcgctttcggcgtattccagctgacaggtcctggagtaaggtgagtttggcgtttcccactgtaatggtgttggttttcgccgcctgtaggactcgttccttgtcggtgaatctcaggaaacgtatggtgattgggtgcggtggttgtctggctgctggtgggggcctcagtgctcggtgagctctctcgagttctatgggcctgtcggtggacaggtggagccactcgggaagtttgtcttgcaggtagcggatcagtggcatgtttccctcttctttttcgcccagatttaatagaacacaattattccttcgccccctgttttccaggtcctctgttttctcttccagctgctctattttttttttagcatatgCTATTGTTTCCATGGCGTCTGTCAATAAGTTTTCCGTGGATAGGATTCGCCCCTCTGCCTCGTCCAGGCGCCCCGCGTTTATGGTTTTTTGTTGTTTATGTCAGGCAAAGCATTTTCCAGGATTGTCACCTTGCCCCCTATCGCACTGAGCTGAGCGTTAATGGCATCTAGTTTAGTGTTGAGTTCTGTACGTTGGGATCTCAGCTCAGAAAAGATGTCTTCGACAGAGTGCGAGGTTGGCATTCGTTGGGCCTCCGGGGGGAACGGGTCCTCTTGCTCCTGGCTAATGGCGCTAGCTTTTTCTGAAGCTAGCTGCTTCTTGGAGGCCTTTTCCGTCGCTAGTGCTCGAGTCCGGGTAAAAATGTCACCTGTAGTGTCGCCTTTTGTAGCCGCCATGACTTTTTGACTAAAGCTAAATGAGTTTAAACTTGAAGTGGAGGTAAGATTAGGAATTGGAAACTACTTGTGCGGAGCTCCTAGTTCATGCGGCCATCTCGTTCAGGGGTCACGtcctattcttgttctgagaaattaaggttattccatgtgagaaatgtccaagaaactgaagatctcgtacctcgctgtgtactactcccttcacagaagagcgcaaactgtctctaaccagaatagaaagaggagtggggggccccggtgcacaactgagcaagaggacaagtacattagagtgtctagtttgagaaacagatgccttacaagccctcaactggcagcttcattaaatagtacccgcaaaacaccagtctcaacgtcaacagtgaagaggtgactccgggatgctggccttctaggcagagttgtaaagaaaaagacatatctcagactggccaatgaaaagaaaatattaagatgggcaaaagaacacaaacactggacagaggaactctgcttagaaggccagcatcccggagttgcctcttcgctgttgacgttgagaccgaAGAAGaatctttttcaggaccctgtctttcaaagataattcgtaaaaatccaaataacttcacagatcttcattgtaaagggtttaaacactgtttcacatgcttgttcaatgaaccataaacaattaatgaacatgcacctgtggaacagtcgttaagaaaCCAACTGCTCACAGactgtaggcaattaaggtcagagttatgaaaacttatgacactaaagaggcctttctactgactctgaaaaacaccaaaggaaagatgcccagggtccctgctcatctgcatgaacgtgcattaggcatgctgcaaggaggcatgtggactgcagatgtggccagggcaataaattgcaatgtccgtactgtgagacccctaagacagcactacagggagacaggatggacagctgatcgtcctcacagtggcagaccacgtgtaacaacacctgcacaggattggtacatccaaacataacacctgtgggacagggacaggatggcaacaacaaatgcccgagttacaccacgaacaaacaatccctccatcagtgctcagactgtccgcaataggctgagagaggctggactgagggcttgtaggcctgttgtaaggcaggtcacTCACCATACATCACCGGCAACagtgttgcctatgggcacaaacccatcgtcgctggaccagacaggactggcaaaaagtgctcttcactgacgagtcgtggttttgtctcaccgggggtgatggtcggattagCGTTTATCGtggaaggaatgagcgttacaccgaggcctgtactctggagcgggatcgatttggaggtggagggtccgtcatggtctggggcggtgcgtcacagcatcatcggactgaggttgttgttattgcaggcaatctcaacgctgtgcgttacagggaagacatcctcctccctcatgtggtacccttcctgcaggctcatcctgacatgaccctccagcatgacaatgccaccagccatactgctcattctgtgagtgatttcctacaagacagaaatgtcagtgttctgccatggccagcgaagagcccggatctcaatcccattgagcaggtctgggacctgttggatcggagggtgagggctagggccattccccccagaaatgtccgggaacttgcagatgccttggtggaagagtggggtaacatctcacagcaagaactggcaaatctggtgtagtccatgaggaggagatgcactgcagtacttaatgcagctggtggccacaccagatactgactgtttcttttgattttgaaacccctttgttcagggacacattattccatttccacatgtctgtggaacttgttcagtttatgtctcagttgtttaatcttgttatgttcatacaaatatttacacatgttaagtttcctgaaattaaacgcagttgacagtgagaggatgtttccttttttgctgagtttattagctAGATATTAGGTCAGTCATTAGCTAAATATTTACCTGTCAAagtgcaataaaaaaaaaacgtttaacAGATTATGAAATGGCAGATCAATCTGTTTCTGCTGTGCTCTGTTGTCCCCGCACATGCAAAACTCCACTATGTCAAAGGCCTAGGGCAACGTTTTTAGACAATAAAATTATTCTCCCTGGGCTACAACACCAGTGCAATGcgaaatgtattattgttatcaaGTGAGTACACACTTATTGTCTCtaggctgtaaactgcagtgGGCTAATTTGAATAACCGCTCAAACTTCCTGTTTTGTTTCATGCAGAAATAACTGCATACAGCCTAGGCCTGATTTTGCAACCATCTGGATCAGTTTGGGTCTATTCTCGACAGTTTCGAAGGTCCAGAAAGGTACATTAGCAGGCCACTCATATGGTGTATTTTGTCAGGATGTAGCCTATTGGTGTTAAGATAGGCCTACTACAGGAGAATATGGGCTTCTCCTTTCCAACTCCCCACCCGTTCTTAATGCTGTAGCCTATTTTACTTTCAGCAAGCAAGATCAATCGTGCATATCTCACCTAATAGGCTATTAGTAAAGAAAATACGTTGAAataagtgtccaacaagcttttgtAGTTTGGCTTCTCCTGGGACTCCACGAGATTGATTAGGAATAGCCGAGGCAGCAGAAAGGCCAGGTGCATAATTGTGCAACAGAACATCGAGGACAAGCTCAAGATATAGTTAGAAGCTACCCTATAATACATAAACTCAATTTTGGGTTTATTGCTGCAGTGAATATATCCAGTCAATTTACACAGCGAAAGAAAAAAAATGTGATCAGATAGTCTGACGAAATCATAGGTAGCCTACTGTGAGCTCCCGAGGCTGCGCTCCCAGACCCCGGGCACACTACTCGAAAAGCTACCTACCCTATTGATTCCGTTTTTTAGGGACAAGGAATGTATCCCTCCTAGGCTACAACAACACAATATAATGAATAATGTCATTATTTTTTTCAAATAAGTACAAAACTCTAGGTTCGCAAAGCAAATACAGTTGAATGAAtactcaatgtgtgtgtgtgtgtgtgtgtcagttcaaTAAAGTCAGTTCAATAAAGTTGAATGgatagtcagtgtgtgtgtgtgcgcgcgcgcgcgcgggGAGGGGGGACTCCTAACAACACTGATTGTGACACACTTccgtattattttattttaactgcAAATTCAGCATGAATCTTTCTGAATTTGAAATAAGTGGGATTGATTAAATAATTTGATTAAATAACACTGGAAAGAATGTGTGTCTCTCACTGCGATCTCGGGGTACAGAAAACAAACACCTTATGgttgccagacacacacacacaccagagagcAGGTTGATGCTCATTGTCAACACAACTCACACATATTTTTCCATGTAGTCTGACTGAATAGGCTCCATGTTAGGTGTGCTAGGCTACCACAGCCGGAATTCATGAATAGCCTATTACTGTATGGAAAGCATAGGCCTATCATTGTCATCATCATAATCTCCAGATATTTCCAGTTTGCATCTTATTTGTTAGGTACACCATATACTCAAATTTTCTCAGGTCATGATAAATGGATAAATCCAGCGTTATTAGAGCGTTTTCGTTTAGTGTCTATGCTATCTAGGTTACTCTGTCCAAGCCGCTCTTTTATCATGACTATTTTACTGTAGCCGCAGCGCTTTGAGTAGCGGAGAGAGGCTGCCGCTAGTGGCAGAAAACGTCACAgatttttcaacaaaaaaaaatcaaCAAGAGCATCATTGCTTCACTGTGCCGCCCATTCCATTCCAACAATTGACCCAACCACATACGCCTACATCCCTGATTTCGCCACATACCATTGCCCGGTGTTCCTCGTATTTTTTAAGAAAAAGGCATCCCCAAATTTCCACAATGGCAAGTAATGAAGACAAACCGGTGGCGAAAGAGGATGAGAATGCTGGAAGCTGGAAAGATTCTATCTTCAACCCAAGGACCGGAGAGTTTTGTGGGCGCACAGCGAAGAGCTGGGGTAAGAAAACCTGGACCGGGGCTGGGGCATAGCCCACTGtcgaaaacattttattttatttgtattaataTAATTGCAGGCTATTCGATTTGGATGTGCATATTGTCACAGCCTAATATCGGATAGTAATATGATATTCTATCCACCCATTCATTCATGGTCTCTATCATTGCGATGCAATGGTGGCCTGATAGTGTGACAATGATTCTATTTCTGTCTCGTTGGTTTTGAAGCATCATATTGTCAGCCTcatgatgtgtgtgtgcgcgcgcgtgtacGTGTGTGCATGTTGCGTGTGTGACACCTTGTACATTTCAGCACTGATTAGCTCAAGACAGATGAATGAGACTAGCCCACCTTTAAGCATAATAATTAGAAACCAAACCCAGTGTATTTCCATTGAGACCACAAAtagacatatagtctacaactcAAATACACGGTTTATGATATATAAAGTGAGCTATACCTTGTCTAGGTCTTCTTCGGTAACCCCCCAATTTGGAATTATAAACGATATGCAAATTATATTAATTCAGATTAGATCATACATTAAATGAATGTGCCCTTTTCAGAACACTTTGATCAGAAATCATCACTATCTGCCCTGTAGTGTATCGTACTACATCAGTagtatgcaacaaaaaaaactgcagtgtgtggtgtgtgtgcacgtgtatgTGCATGTGAATCCTCTGGAACAGACCAATTCATGGCTAACAACCAGCTAGCATGATTATGTGAAGACCTTGATGTTAAATCCTTCACCGGTGTTACTAGTGAGATacaccactgacacacacagaaaatATGAAAGTATTCGCATTTATGGAATTTATCCCATCAATTTACACCAGTAATCTATGGTTACTTTGTAGATGGTGAGCAAGCTCGGCTAAATCTATGCGAGCTAGCAGCTAGCATTAAGACCCTGTATGGTGCTGTGCAGTGggatgctcctctcctctctcacgcTGTCACAACACCTACGCTGCATGGCGTGCCGACATTAGCACGCTTGTCAAGGTCAAATGGGTTTCCCCCTTGATCAAGATGCAGGTGCATGATGGGAATGTGTTGTaggagagtggagggagggggaggtaggACAGGGCAGGCAAATCTTTTGGAATCCTCCATTCTCTGCGGGTTATACGAGAGGTGTGGGCTGTAGGCCTAGTGTGTGGTGAACAACCTGCTTGTCTGTTTGCATCGTAGGCCCAGTTCTTATGTTATAGCCCATGTCGTTCAATGGATTCATATGAATTGCTTACATCCATTATAACATTATATGGTCTCTGCAATAGACATTAATATGCATTAACATACATTACAGTTATGCAGGATTTGAATTATGTACCAATTCTTGGGGATGGGCTGGATcgaaatacactgagtataccaaacattaggactactataccctgttcaaaggcactacatcttttgtcttgcccattcaccctctgaatggcacacatacacaatccgtgtctcaattgtctcgaaggcttaaaaatccttcttgaacttgtctcctccccttcatctacactgattgaagtggatttaacaagtgacatcaataaggaatcatagctttcccctggattcacctggtcaatatCTGTCATGGGAAGATGTTTTGTATAGTCAGGGGATATTTCTAAAGCTTATGGGTTGCTCAATGCCCAGCACCTAGCACCCATGGGCAGCCCTGTCATTTGATAAGGCTTCAGACTTGGACCTCTCAGTCAAAATGCTAGGCTGTTCTGTCATCTCTGATCATTCTGCCTATCGTCATAAGAAAACAAAATGCGTACCTTTGCTCAACAAAATGTCGAGGCTGGAAATTGGTCCTCATCTATCCTTTCCTACCTATCCAGTTATTCACATGGAAAGCTGTCCTTATTGAAACGACTAACGTTTACATGGATGAATGACCTAAATACACGTTGATATGCTAATATGGCAGAGGCAGTTCACCAAACGACCCTTGTCTGATCAGGTGTGTAGACCTAGCTTTTAGCTCGGAGGGCTAACATAGTCTGGAATCGtgctaatctctctctctcgatcaatctctctctttctctctacaggCCTCATTCTCCTGTTCTACCTGGTGTTCTATGCGTTCCTGGCTGGGATGTTCGTCCTCACCATATGGGTCATGCTGCTGACACTGGACGACTATGTGCCAAAGTACCGCGACCGGGTGCCACACCCAGGTGAGTAGCACCACAGGGAGATGAtttattcaatcaatcaatcaaccaactaaCCAATAAATCAACCAATCAGTCAATTTGGTCAGATCGACAGGTGATTTATTATTGGGACATTTGTTGCGTACGAGGTCATTCTGAGGGAAAACGGAACTGAAATATCCAAGAATTGTTGTATTTTGTGGATTTGAGCACAAGCTTTGTCGGTTAAGGACAGGTAGTTAGCATTTTTTTTATCCTGAGAATCCTGTGGACTACGATTGGTCAATATTGCCCAGCACTATACAGCCACTGTTGAATGATGAGATTTCTGGTTTGACCTGTAATAGTAATGGCCAAACTCTTTATATACTGTCTGTTTGGCAACGCTTTATTTAAAGGGTACCGATATAAGGATGTGTTATGTATTGGTTATGAATGTggtatgtatgggttatgaatgtgttatgtatgggttatgaaacCCTAATGTTGGTATCCTTTAAATTAAGGgttactgtatgtttctgagttTACCACACAACATTGGTGACCCTGATTTCTTTGTTAGTAGATTTAACTATATTTTACCAGGTATTTTTCATGAAGGTAGTCGTCTCATACTGTACTCTCTGTTTCTTAGGGTTGGTCATCCGGCCCAAGCAATTGGACATGCTGTTTAACAGATCCCAACCTCTCCAGTTTGCCCCGTATGTCCAGACCTTAGAGTCTTTCCTGCAACGTGAGTATGGTTTTTGTTGTCTCCTTGCAAAATCTgtgcccttttctctctctctaacttgccttcttttttctctctctttctttctctcctttttctctctttctttctctctttgtacTTTTCAATAATGCTTTATTGGCATATCTATGAAATACAATGTTGCGTTATGGGTCGTTCCAAAAAAAAAAGAGTGCCTTTTGAGCCCCTTTGACATTTTAAGTAGAACTTGTGCACACATTTTGAAAACTTAATAAATAAACTTAATAAATTCAataatatgaataaagactttaTAAAGTGCccaaattcagcattttgacatccTCTAGGaggattttaacccacttaatccCAACATTTCTCCATCATTGTAAAGCcgtagttattttgttgctttgacaaagtcatttctgaagatgattatttCTTTAATGTGATTAGGGATTCATTTCAAGGAAAAAAAAAACAATCTTTCCCTCATTTTACGGTCTTCCCTGTTACGTGACCTGACCTCACATttcaatatggtgaaactattcctttttaaatattattttcaaaagaaacattaaACATTAAAATAGTCAAACCATAGTGTAAAAGCAGCTGGTTCCTGTTGCCCTTAGATAGACAGGCTCTAAATATTTTCACAATCCCACATAACAAGCtactgtatatttccacactatgaggttggaatgatactgtgaaattgtgaaaatgatgataatgccctttttgtgtaagatctgtttgaaaagactgccttaAATTACAGCCTGTTTTAGCGGAATGGAGTtatggcctgcctggtgacatcaccagacggtaaattagttaataaactcagcaaaaaaataaagtCCCTTTTTCAGGTTATTGAAATGTAACATCCAATCAAAATCTTGCCCGATCATTCAAAATTCACCAGACCTCCAAGGGAGGTGTGACATTGATGTGATTTTGGAGGTATGGCAACACGAGACTAATAGACCAATAATAAAAAGTCATACAAGTCTGTCATTATCGTTTTTTCTCAGATTACAATGACACGGAGCAGGAGAGGAATGTGGCGTGCGCGGCGGGGGGCTACTTTGAGCAGGAGGGCGAGGTGGGCGAGCAGAGGAAGGCGTGTCAGTTCAAGAGGAGCGATTTGAGCCTCTGCTCCGGCCTGTCCGACTCCACGTTCGGTTACACTGAGGGGAGACCCTGTGTCCTCCTCAAAATGAATAGGGTACCTCCTCCTTTCCCTCTTCTCTTTGGATACATATTTGTGTCCCAATTCTCATTCTTTCCAAAGTGTGTACTTGCACACTCCCCGTcatctaaaagcattggattggtttAAGCGTTGGATGGATGGAGTTTCCACCATTGTTCAATCCATTACAGGGAAGTGCACATTTTGGGAAAATGGTAGATAATTGGGATGAAGCGAATACTCACTAGATGCATGTCATTGACTTGATTACACTCCTCTCCTGATGAAGTGCACATTGGATAAGTGCAGACCCAATTCAATTCAGGGCAGTGCTGTGTAGTTCACCAGTCCTAATTCAAATACATTGTTCACGGACACATTCACAAGAGCCTTGCATGTATCAGTAGACGACATTAGCCAATGGTGGATTTCTCTCCTCCTCAATCTAGTTATTCCCATTTGCTTCTCTTTGTTACCATTCTCTATTATTATGTTTTGCTGTCCTTTTCACCCTCTCCTTATATATGTCTCTATCCCATTGGATTGCTCAGAGTAGACCACATTGATAATAATGATTTAAATCAGCCGATTGTGTGACTGCGGCTCTCTGATTTGTTGATTGGTTAATTGGTGTTCCGTTCACAGATCATTGGGCTGAAGCCGCGCGGCGATCCCTATGTCAACTGCACAGCAAAGGTAAGTGTCATCATGATTtcagtatgtgtgtttttgtctgtgttTGAAGATAGTCATATACTCTGGTTAcctttatatcatttttttgttATTCATTCTTTATGTTGACATTTGTGTCTTCTTTTTTCCTGATTTGGTTTGATTTTGTTTTTCTGCGTGCTTCCAGTTGAAGCTTTAGGGTAAGCTTAGCGATGTGgaagtgtgtatgtttatacaGTATGCAAGTTACTACCTTGTGGAAATAACTTACATTGTACGAGCAACTTACAGGGTTGTTTTGTTGTCTCCCCCCCTTTTTTAAGTGCTCTATTGTGTTATCGGCTTGATTTTCGAGTTGCTTTTGCTTCTTTTGGTCCTGTTTGATGCAGCGTACCAACATTATATTAGGAACCTTTTAGAACCTACCAGTGTTATTATACGAACTGATTGACTCTGATCTCTCATGGATGCCAGAAAGAGTAGGTGTTGCTTAATGTAAAAGCTGATGGTTTTACATTACAGTGAATGCAGCTTTAGGAATATATCAAAAATCTTTGATAATATATTATTCTTGCATAC harbors:
- the LOC120055468 gene encoding sodium/potassium-transporting ATPase subunit beta-3-like translates to MASNEDKPVAKEDENAGSWKDSIFNPRTGEFCGRTAKSWGLILLFYLVFYAFLAGMFVLTIWVMLLTLDDYVPKYRDRVPHPGLVIRPKQLDMLFNRSQPLQFAPYVQTLESFLQHYNDTEQERNVACAAGGYFEQEGEVGEQRKACQFKRSDLSLCSGLSDSTFGYTEGRPCVLLKMNRIIGLKPRGDPYVNCTAKRDTPIQMQYFPSEGRFDKMYFPYYGNKLHERYVQPLVAVKLLLNKDDYNTELTIECRIEGSDLRNNDDRDKFLGRVTFRITVKE